In Syntrophales bacterium, a single window of DNA contains:
- a CDS encoding ATP-binding cassette domain-containing protein has translation MNGRFLAFHKIGFSYDVLEKPLITDLTVDFTQGWTGIVGANGAGKSTLLKLAAGDLQPLSGSLHIPGAAIYCPQRTDDPPGRLAELLLAEDAEAFHIRRRLALAADWHHRWETLSHGERKRAQIAVALWSSPAVLALDEPTNHIDRDARRMLISALNTYRGVGLLVSHDRELLDMLCSRCLFLEPGGARLRPGNYSEASSQAERDTLTLRRQRETARREYLKLKHTAVKRRSAAAEADKRRSKRHLDRKDHDGCARKDLARVTGKDAVAGKLLRQVDARLQRAADKEISLQIPKMYDLGIWIEGSQSLRDFLFRLPAGRIPLGGSRQMDYPDLAMRPADRVSLTGPNGAGKSTILRHILRHLDIPPERLIYVPQEIDLQSSQGIMNEVHRLEHDRLGRVMTVVSCLGSRPAQLLESREPSPGEMRKILLALGISLEPHLIVMDEPTNHMDLPSIHCLEEAVAGCPCGLLLVSHDEAFLGRLTDIRWELVMDEAGDSRLCL, from the coding sequence ATGAACGGACGTTTCCTGGCTTTCCACAAGATCGGCTTTTCCTACGACGTCCTTGAAAAACCTCTGATCACGGATCTAACCGTTGACTTTACCCAGGGCTGGACGGGCATCGTAGGGGCGAACGGTGCGGGGAAAAGCACGCTCCTGAAGCTAGCAGCCGGTGATCTGCAGCCTTTGTCCGGCTCGCTGCATATCCCGGGCGCGGCGATTTATTGCCCCCAGCGCACCGATGATCCGCCGGGAAGACTTGCCGAGCTGCTGCTTGCAGAAGACGCGGAGGCCTTCCACATCCGGCGCCGGCTTGCCCTTGCCGCGGACTGGCACCACCGGTGGGAGACACTCAGCCATGGGGAACGCAAGCGGGCGCAGATTGCCGTGGCGCTGTGGTCGAGCCCGGCGGTGCTGGCCCTTGACGAACCCACCAACCACATCGACCGGGACGCCAGGCGTATGCTCATCTCGGCACTCAACACCTACCGGGGAGTCGGTCTCCTGGTAAGCCACGATCGGGAGCTGCTCGACATGCTCTGCAGCCGGTGCCTTTTCCTGGAACCCGGAGGGGCGAGGCTGCGGCCGGGGAATTATTCCGAGGCATCGTCGCAGGCTGAGCGGGACACCCTCACCCTTAGAAGGCAGAGGGAAACCGCCCGGAGAGAATACCTCAAGCTGAAGCACACGGCGGTCAAGCGGCGATCGGCAGCGGCTGAGGCCGACAAGCGCCGTTCCAAGCGCCACCTGGACAGGAAGGACCACGACGGCTGCGCCAGGAAGGATCTCGCCCGCGTTACCGGGAAGGATGCCGTTGCGGGTAAGTTGCTCCGACAGGTGGACGCCCGCCTGCAACGCGCCGCGGACAAGGAGATATCTCTTCAAATCCCAAAGATGTACGACCTTGGGATCTGGATCGAGGGCTCACAGTCCTTGCGGGACTTCCTTTTCCGGTTGCCGGCCGGCCGGATTCCGCTTGGCGGGTCAAGGCAGATGGATTACCCCGATCTGGCGATGCGACCGGCGGACCGCGTGTCCCTGACGGGTCCGAACGGGGCCGGCAAGAGCACGATTCTCCGGCACATTCTCCGTCATCTTGACATCCCCCCCGAGCGGCTGATCTACGTTCCTCAGGAAATAGACCTTCAATCCTCGCAAGGCATCATGAATGAGGTGCATCGCCTGGAGCACGACCGTCTCGGCCGCGTCATGACCGTGGTGAGCTGCCTCGGATCCCGCCCGGCACAGCTTTTGGAGAGCCGGGAGCCCAGCCCCGGAGAGATGCGGAAGATCCTGCTGGCGTTGGGCATCTCGCTGGAGCCCCACCTGATTGTCATGGACGAGCCCACGAATCACATGGATCTTCCCTCCATCCACTGCCTGGAAGAGGCCGTCGCCGGGTGTCCCTGCGGCCTGCTCCTGGTGAGTCACGATGAGGCGTTCCTGGGGCGGTTGACGGACATCCGGTGGGAGCTTGTCATGGATGAGGCGGGCGACAGCCGCCTCTGCCTGTGA
- a CDS encoding toxin-activating lysine-acyltransferase, with product MTENKEAAGGQLPRQQAELVKLAVEQAKLVFKKLPLLGPVCFLAMNSPAHRFMFVADFEWRILPPVVLDQAKVYMRDESPVAFASWAFLSKEVADRYRKIGRLAPPDWKSGDEPWLIDVIAPFGSVEEVVKDLKTNTSLAGKTTRMLGPKVGDEQGIIEF from the coding sequence ATGACAGAAAATAAAGAAGCGGCCGGTGGGCAGCTTCCCCGGCAGCAGGCAGAGCTGGTCAAACTGGCGGTGGAACAGGCAAAACTGGTGTTCAAAAAGCTGCCCCTTCTCGGCCCCGTGTGCTTTCTGGCCATGAATTCACCGGCCCACCGGTTCATGTTTGTCGCCGATTTCGAATGGCGGATTCTGCCCCCGGTCGTACTCGACCAGGCGAAGGTGTACATGCGGGATGAATCGCCCGTTGCCTTTGCCAGCTGGGCCTTCCTGTCGAAAGAAGTTGCGGATCGCTACCGGAAGATCGGCCGGCTGGCGCCTCCGGACTGGAAAAGCGGCGATGAACCCTGGCTGATCGACGTCATCGCCCCCTTCGGCTCCGTGGAGGAAGTCGTCAAGGATCTCAAAACAAACACGTCTTTGGCGGGGAAGACGACCAGAATGCTCGGCCCCAAGGTCGGTGACGAGCAGGGAATCATCGAATTCTGA